One Bosea sp. 685 DNA segment encodes these proteins:
- the argE gene encoding acetylornithine deacetylase, with amino-acid sequence MTVESVLADLVAFPSICRTPNGAIIEHVRGFLAGYGVESVVLPGPEGDRSNLFATIGPRLPGGIILSAHLDVVPAAPEGWLGDPFSLRRDGERLIGRGAVDMKGFVACVLASVPDLVSRKLTRPVHIALSYDEEVGCVGVRHLIARLPELCPQPLGCIVGEPSGLHPVLRHKGKIAQRVTVDGKAGHSSRPDLGDNAIHYAAQLIAAVQDEALRHAIAGPFAPAFAPPYSTIQVGTIHGGTGINIVPAQCVFEIEARAIAGQEPASLLAFLPGEAERIRAAAEKTGHRVAFGFETMSDYPPLDLDEADPLVALTEAASGLPRQQAVSFGTEAGLYQAAGIASIVCGPGDVNRAHRPEEYITDGELAGAMAMIARLADTLAA; translated from the coding sequence ATGACTGTCGAATCCGTGCTGGCCGATCTCGTGGCCTTTCCGTCGATCTGCCGCACGCCGAACGGCGCTATCATCGAGCATGTCCGCGGCTTTCTTGCCGGCTACGGCGTCGAGAGCGTGGTCCTGCCCGGGCCGGAGGGAGACCGCTCGAACCTCTTCGCCACGATCGGGCCGCGCCTGCCCGGCGGCATTATCCTGTCGGCGCATCTCGATGTCGTGCCGGCGGCTCCCGAGGGTTGGCTCGGCGATCCCTTCAGCTTGCGGCGCGATGGCGAGCGCTTGATCGGGCGCGGCGCTGTCGACATGAAGGGCTTCGTCGCCTGCGTGCTGGCGAGCGTGCCCGATCTCGTCTCGCGCAAGCTGACCCGCCCGGTCCATATCGCCTTGTCCTATGACGAGGAGGTCGGCTGCGTCGGCGTGCGCCATCTCATCGCGCGGCTGCCGGAGCTCTGCCCGCAGCCCTTGGGCTGCATCGTCGGCGAGCCGAGCGGCTTGCACCCGGTGTTGCGGCATAAGGGCAAGATCGCCCAGCGCGTCACCGTCGATGGCAAGGCCGGGCACTCCTCCCGCCCCGATCTCGGCGACAACGCGATCCACTATGCCGCGCAATTGATCGCCGCCGTGCAGGACGAGGCGTTGCGGCACGCCATAGCAGGCCCGTTCGCGCCCGCCTTCGCGCCGCCCTATTCGACGATCCAAGTCGGCACCATCCATGGCGGCACCGGCATCAATATCGTGCCGGCGCAATGCGTCTTCGAGATCGAGGCGCGCGCCATCGCCGGCCAGGAGCCGGCCAGCCTGCTGGCTTTCCTGCCAGGGGAGGCCGAGCGCATTCGCGCGGCGGCCGAGAAGACCGGCCATCGCGTCGCCTTCGGCTTCGAGACGATGAGCGACTACCCGCCGCTCGATCTCGACGAGGCCGATCCGCTGGTCGCGTTGACCGAAGCGGCGTCAGGGCTGCCGCGCCAGCAGGCGGTCAGCTTCGGCACCGAGGCCGGGCTCTATCAGGCGGCGGGCATCGCCTCGATCGTGTGCGGGCCGGGCGACGTCAACCGCGCCCACAGGCCTGAGGAATACATCACCGATGGCGAACTTGCCGGCGCGATGGCAATGATCGCACGGCTTGCCGATACGCTGGCCGCCTGA
- a CDS encoding haloacid dehalogenase type II codes for MSTARPKFITFDCYGTLIDFQMGPAARRVYSSRLTPEVMDGFYESFRGYRLDEVLGAWKPFDEVVHNAVERSCKAWNVTFDPADAQRIYDEIPSWIPHPDVPAGLAKVAKDIPLVVLSNSMTDLIPHSMAKLGAPFHAAYTAQEAQAYKPLQRAFEYMFDMLGCGPADVMHCSSSLRYDLMTAYDMKIGQRVFVNRGHEPGIDFYGYREIKSIEQLPGLLGL; via the coding sequence ATGAGCACCGCTCGGCCGAAATTCATCACCTTCGACTGCTACGGCACGCTGATCGATTTCCAGATGGGGCCGGCCGCACGGCGGGTCTACAGCTCCAGGCTGACGCCCGAAGTGATGGACGGGTTCTACGAGAGTTTCCGAGGCTATCGTCTCGACGAGGTCCTGGGCGCCTGGAAGCCGTTCGACGAAGTCGTCCACAACGCGGTCGAGCGCAGCTGCAAGGCCTGGAACGTGACGTTCGACCCAGCCGATGCCCAGCGGATCTATGACGAGATTCCGAGCTGGATTCCGCATCCCGACGTGCCCGCGGGCCTCGCCAAGGTCGCCAAGGACATCCCGCTCGTCGTCCTCTCGAATTCGATGACGGACCTTATCCCTCATTCCATGGCCAAGCTCGGCGCGCCCTTCCATGCCGCCTATACGGCGCAGGAGGCGCAAGCCTACAAGCCGCTGCAGCGGGCTTTCGAATACATGTTCGACATGCTGGGCTGCGGGCCGGCCGATGTCATGCATTGTTCGTCGAGCCTGCGCTACGATCTGATGACCGCCTACGACATGAAGATCGGCCAGCGTGTCTTCGTGAATCGCGGCCATGAGCCGGGCATCGATTTCTACGGCTATCGCGAGATCAAGAGCATCGAGCAACTCCCCGGCCTGCTTGGGCTTTGA
- a CDS encoding aldehyde dehydrogenase family protein has protein sequence MRDFNPDSVAFAKGHFIAGAVVDEPGERLTVARPSDAADYAELPIASVETVDRAVKDATEAVKRSGWATRPPRERARAMQRWAELIEAKAEELGQLEALGSTRPIAQAVTGDVMGTAEGIRFFSEYADKLGGEVAATRTDHFGMIVSEPYGVVGAITPWNFPLSMASWKAGPALAAGNAIVLKPSELTPFSTVRLAQLAVEAGIPAGIFNVVQGTGAVTGDALSRHPGIAKLSFTGSTRTGIAIMKAAAESGIKPVTLELGGKSPQLVFADADLDKAADCIAGSLLANAGQACVAGSRLIVQRQVADALVAALKGRLARVAPGPTWKSSTGFAPIISELQARRIDTILARSREQGAELLLGGSRIEGHGGAFYQPTLLAGVTTENAAVREEIFGPVLTIQSFETEEEGFALADHPEYGLAAGVYTADLGRGLRAVRQLKAGTVWINRYSRTLDFILPTGGYKSSGIGKDLGRQAVEANLRHKTVLIDIGV, from the coding sequence ATGCGCGATTTCAATCCCGACAGCGTCGCCTTCGCCAAGGGCCATTTCATCGCCGGCGCCGTCGTCGATGAGCCTGGCGAGCGATTGACCGTCGCAAGACCGTCCGACGCGGCAGATTATGCCGAATTGCCAATCGCGTCGGTCGAGACGGTCGATCGCGCGGTCAAGGACGCGACCGAGGCGGTGAAGCGCAGCGGCTGGGCGACGCGGCCGCCGCGCGAGCGGGCGCGCGCCATGCAGCGCTGGGCCGAATTGATCGAGGCGAAGGCCGAGGAGCTGGGGCAGCTGGAGGCGCTGGGCTCGACCCGGCCGATCGCCCAGGCCGTGACCGGCGACGTGATGGGCACGGCGGAAGGCATCCGCTTCTTCTCCGAATATGCCGACAAGCTCGGCGGCGAGGTCGCGGCGACGCGAACCGACCATTTCGGCATGATCGTCTCCGAGCCCTATGGCGTCGTCGGCGCGATCACGCCGTGGAATTTCCCCCTCAGCATGGCGTCCTGGAAGGCCGGCCCGGCACTGGCGGCGGGCAACGCCATCGTGCTGAAGCCCTCCGAGCTGACACCGTTCTCGACCGTACGGCTGGCGCAACTCGCCGTTGAGGCCGGTATTCCCGCCGGCATCTTCAATGTCGTGCAGGGCACGGGAGCGGTCACCGGCGATGCGCTGAGCCGCCATCCCGGCATCGCAAAGCTCTCCTTCACCGGCTCGACCCGCACCGGCATCGCGATCATGAAGGCCGCGGCCGAAAGCGGCATCAAGCCGGTGACGCTGGAGCTCGGCGGCAAGAGCCCGCAGCTCGTCTTCGCCGATGCCGATCTCGATAAAGCGGCCGACTGCATAGCCGGCTCATTGCTCGCCAATGCCGGGCAGGCCTGCGTCGCAGGCTCGCGCCTGATCGTGCAGCGGCAGGTCGCTGACGCGCTGGTGGCGGCATTGAAAGGCCGGCTCGCACGCGTGGCACCCGGACCGACCTGGAAATCCTCGACCGGCTTCGCGCCGATCATCTCGGAATTGCAGGCGCGCCGGATCGACACCATCCTGGCGCGCAGCCGTGAGCAAGGCGCCGAATTGCTGCTGGGCGGCAGCCGGATCGAGGGGCATGGCGGCGCGTTCTACCAGCCGACCCTGCTCGCGGGCGTCACGACCGAGAATGCCGCCGTGCGAGAGGAAATCTTCGGCCCGGTGCTCACCATCCAGAGCTTCGAGACGGAGGAAGAGGGTTTCGCGCTCGCCGACCATCCCGAATATGGGCTGGCGGCCGGCGTCTACACCGCCGATCTCGGCCGGGGCCTGCGGGCCGTGCGCCAGCTCAAGGCCGGCACGGTCTGGATCAACCGCTATAGCCGCACGCTCGACTTCATCCTGCCGACCGGCGGCTACAAAAGCTCCGGCATCGGCAAGGATCTCGGCCGGCAGGCTGTCGAGGCCAATCTGCGGCACAAGACGGTACTGATCGATATCGGGGTGTGA
- a CDS encoding LysR family transcriptional regulator: MSDLRRMVSSSNALFVFEAAARGGSFTRAADELNVTQPAVSRMLARFESYLGVRLFERGGKGAVLTPEGETLYRRVSDGFRSIEAGLREIEQLRAGKETVTLSVSSAFTTHWLMPRMDRFQRRFPAADLRFQMIAGSLRGPVENVDLGMRFAAADEVVQPGSFVIREVMLPVCSPGYCRPGSAGPGSAEDGNTIIHLTDSSLDWPSQYPPFATGRSGPVKTLSFSDYAVVVQAALLGQGIAFGWSTVVSHALISGALTPASDRLTAGARVCVLVTPPNRPARPIVKEIRDWIIAELRAEIEAIDKLHPALGLLRASY; this comes from the coding sequence ATGTCTGACTTGCGCCGCATGGTGTCGTCTAGCAATGCGCTCTTCGTGTTCGAGGCGGCGGCCCGCGGCGGCAGCTTCACGCGCGCCGCGGATGAGTTGAACGTCACCCAGCCGGCTGTGAGCCGCATGCTGGCGCGCTTCGAAAGTTATCTCGGCGTCCGGCTGTTCGAGCGTGGCGGTAAGGGCGCGGTCCTGACGCCGGAAGGGGAGACGCTGTACCGGCGCGTCTCCGACGGCTTCCGCAGCATCGAGGCGGGATTGCGCGAGATCGAGCAATTGCGTGCGGGCAAGGAGACGGTGACGCTTTCGGTCTCCTCGGCCTTCACCACGCATTGGCTGATGCCGCGCATGGACCGCTTCCAGCGGCGTTTTCCGGCCGCCGATCTGCGTTTCCAGATGATCGCCGGGTCGTTGCGCGGCCCGGTCGAGAATGTCGATCTCGGCATGCGCTTCGCAGCAGCCGACGAGGTCGTCCAGCCGGGTTCATTCGTCATCCGCGAAGTCATGCTGCCGGTGTGCAGTCCAGGTTATTGCCGGCCGGGATCGGCCGGGCCGGGCTCTGCCGAGGACGGCAACACCATTATCCACTTGACCGACAGTTCGTTGGACTGGCCGAGCCAGTACCCGCCCTTCGCCACCGGCCGCTCCGGCCCGGTCAAGACGCTGAGCTTCTCCGATTATGCGGTGGTCGTGCAGGCGGCGCTGCTCGGGCAGGGCATCGCCTTCGGCTGGAGCACGGTCGTCTCGCATGCGCTGATCTCGGGCGCGCTGACACCTGCGTCCGACCGGCTGACAGCGGGAGCCCGTGTCTGCGTGCTGGTCACGCCGCCCAACCGTCCGGCCCGGCCGATCGTGAAGGAGATCCGCGACTGGATCATCGCCGAGCTGCGCGCCGAGATCGAGGCGATCGACAAGCTTCACCCTGCCCTTGGCCTGCTGCGCGCGAGCTATTAG
- a CDS encoding ABC transporter ATP-binding protein, translating to MAELGGERVEIRSASKIYGSVRALDDVSLDVAPHEFVSLLGPSGSGKTTLLGILGGFIQPSGGSIHFGGRDVTFTPPHKRDIGIVFQNYALFPHMSVGENVAFPLRARRLPKSTYAERVKGALAMVDLAGYEERGIAQLSGGQRQRVALARAMIFEPRLILMDEPLSALDKQLRETMQIELRQLHKRLGATIIYVTHDQREALTMSDRVAILKDGKLVQIDAPARLHDHPANAFVASFIGEATLLPVKRIDASSVALAGAVLKTSRPIAPTGDLVLAIQTEKLLIEDGTGAPERNRFSARVTDVVFQGESLRVFLALDDGASLSLRQPSHYEAARRIPPIGERLAVSLHPQDTIIVPKTDG from the coding sequence ATGGCAGAGTTGGGCGGCGAGCGCGTCGAAATCCGGTCCGCAAGCAAGATCTACGGGTCGGTGCGGGCGCTCGACGACGTGTCGCTCGATGTCGCGCCCCATGAATTCGTCTCGTTGCTCGGCCCTTCCGGCTCGGGCAAGACCACTCTGCTCGGCATCCTCGGCGGCTTCATCCAGCCTTCGGGCGGCTCGATCCATTTCGGCGGGCGCGACGTCACCTTCACCCCGCCGCATAAGCGCGACATCGGCATCGTCTTCCAGAATTACGCGCTGTTTCCGCATATGAGCGTCGGCGAGAACGTCGCCTTTCCCCTGCGGGCACGGCGCTTGCCGAAATCGACCTATGCCGAGCGCGTCAAGGGCGCGCTCGCGATGGTCGACCTCGCCGGCTACGAGGAGCGCGGCATCGCCCAGCTCTCGGGCGGCCAGCGCCAGCGCGTCGCGCTCGCCCGCGCCATGATCTTCGAGCCGCGCCTGATCCTGATGGACGAGCCCTTGTCGGCGCTCGACAAGCAATTGCGCGAGACCATGCAGATCGAACTGCGCCAGCTCCACAAGCGGCTCGGCGCCACCATCATCTATGTCACGCATGACCAGCGCGAGGCGCTGACGATGAGCGACCGTGTCGCCATCCTGAAGGACGGCAAGCTCGTCCAGATCGATGCGCCGGCCCGCCTGCACGACCACCCGGCCAACGCCTTCGTGGCGAGTTTCATCGGCGAGGCGACCCTGCTGCCGGTCAAGCGGATCGATGCCTCGAGCGTCGCGCTCGCCGGCGCAGTGCTCAAGACCAGCCGCCCGATCGCGCCTACGGGCGATCTCGTGCTGGCGATCCAGACCGAGAAGCTGCTGATCGAGGACGGCACCGGCGCGCCCGAGCGCAACCGCTTCTCGGCCCGCGTGACCGATGTCGTCTTCCAGGGCGAGAGCCTGCGCGTCTTCCTGGCGCTCGATGACGGCGCCTCCTTGAGCCTGCGCCAGCCCAGCCACTACGAGGCCGCCCGCCGCATCCCGCCGATCGGCGAGCGGCTCGCGGTCAGCCTGCACCCGCAAGACACGATCATCGTCCCGAAAACGGACGGCTGA
- a CDS encoding HAD-IA family hydrolase, which yields MALSDFKVLTFDVVGTLIDFESGVLNAVRRIGGPAAAKLSDDEIFAPYLRGRELNYERSSEVMKLVYIHLAKELGLPADEASADSFQYAILQHPAFPDSVQALARLRKHYRLVAMTNADRSTFTFYSHTLGNPFHDSVTADEALHPKPDPLFFAFNRGRQSAFGYKQEEILHVAQSQYHDIGVAKSLGYKTCWIERRQGQKGFGGTPAVPELTRPDYHFPTLAALANAVEAEKA from the coding sequence ATGGCGCTCAGCGATTTCAAGGTTCTCACATTCGATGTCGTCGGCACGCTGATCGACTTCGAAAGCGGCGTTCTCAATGCCGTGCGCCGCATCGGCGGGCCAGCGGCGGCGAAGCTGAGCGACGACGAGATCTTCGCGCCCTATCTCAGGGGGCGCGAGCTCAATTACGAGCGCTCCAGCGAGGTGATGAAGCTGGTCTACATCCACCTTGCCAAGGAACTCGGCCTGCCCGCCGACGAGGCCTCCGCCGACTCTTTCCAGTACGCCATTTTGCAGCATCCGGCCTTCCCGGATTCCGTCCAGGCGCTGGCGCGGCTGCGCAAGCACTACCGGCTGGTCGCGATGACCAATGCCGACCGCTCGACCTTCACCTTCTATTCGCACACGCTCGGCAACCCGTTCCACGACAGCGTCACCGCCGACGAGGCGCTCCACCCCAAGCCCGATCCGCTGTTCTTCGCCTTCAACCGCGGCCGCCAATCGGCCTTCGGCTACAAGCAGGAAGAGATTCTGCACGTCGCCCAGAGCCAGTATCACGACATCGGCGTGGCGAAATCGCTCGGCTACAAGACCTGCTGGATCGAGCGGCGCCAGGGCCAGAAGGGCTTCGGCGGCACGCCGGCCGTGCCGGAGCTGACCAGGCCCGACTACCACTTCCCGACCCTGGCGGCGCTCGCCAACGCGGTCGAGGCCGAGAAGGCATAA
- a CDS encoding FAD-binding oxidoreductase, with the protein MSSGAPWQALDPAPSLWQATAAPLCDLPPLQGDAQADVVIIGAGYTGLSAAHHLAQSGLQPIVLEANHPGWGASGRNGGVITAKFRISFPAIAAAYGRDMARRMYDIALEATDIVSELVDEFGIENAALTRSGQVKAAHNHETLTYAITEAQWLKAELGDTTMSVLSADQVREETGSDGFVGGVLNAGSGGIHPLNYLHGLARGVAKRGIAIHAETPALRLRREGSGVLVETPSGIVRARQAIIATNSYSDLTPATAAFRTTLIPFRSAIIATDTLSPNLAASVMPTRRTYTETKRMMRWFRMVDDRVIFGGRGAFGKKDSPAAFRALHKAMTGIFPQLSEVPLAYRWSGLVAMTLDSVPHVGRLDDRVLFAMGYNGAGVAMSSLMGRYLAAYARGEAPDLGLLDAARMRRVPFYPLREPAVRMVAGWYQFLDAIGR; encoded by the coding sequence GTGTCCAGCGGAGCGCCCTGGCAAGCCCTCGATCCCGCGCCGTCGCTCTGGCAGGCGACGGCCGCGCCATTGTGCGACCTGCCGCCTCTGCAGGGCGACGCGCAGGCCGATGTCGTCATCATCGGCGCGGGCTATACCGGGCTGTCGGCGGCGCATCACCTGGCACAGAGCGGTCTCCAGCCGATCGTGCTGGAGGCCAACCATCCCGGCTGGGGCGCAAGCGGGCGCAATGGCGGCGTCATCACCGCGAAGTTCCGCATCTCCTTCCCCGCCATTGCCGCCGCTTATGGCCGGGACATGGCTCGGCGCATGTACGATATCGCGCTCGAGGCGACCGATATCGTCTCGGAGCTCGTCGATGAATTCGGCATCGAGAATGCGGCCCTGACGCGCTCGGGCCAGGTCAAGGCGGCGCATAACCATGAGACCCTGACCTACGCCATCACCGAGGCGCAATGGCTGAAGGCCGAACTCGGCGACACCACCATGTCGGTGCTCAGCGCCGATCAGGTGCGTGAGGAGACCGGCTCGGACGGCTTCGTCGGCGGCGTGCTCAATGCCGGCTCCGGTGGCATCCACCCGCTGAACTACCTGCATGGCCTCGCCAGGGGCGTCGCCAAACGCGGCATCGCGATCCATGCGGAGACGCCGGCCTTGCGGCTGCGGCGCGAGGGCAGCGGCGTGCTGGTCGAGACGCCGAGCGGGATCGTCCGGGCGCGGCAGGCGATCATCGCCACCAACAGCTATTCCGACCTGACCCCGGCGACGGCCGCGTTCCGCACCACGCTGATCCCGTTCCGCAGCGCCATCATCGCGACGGACACCCTCTCGCCCAATCTGGCGGCGAGCGTGATGCCGACGCGGCGGACCTATACCGAGACCAAGCGGATGATGCGCTGGTTCCGCATGGTCGACGACCGGGTGATTTTTGGCGGACGCGGCGCCTTCGGGAAGAAGGATTCGCCGGCCGCCTTCCGTGCCTTGCACAAGGCGATGACCGGCATCTTCCCGCAGCTTTCGGAGGTGCCCCTGGCCTATCGCTGGTCCGGGCTGGTCGCGATGACGCTCGACTCGGTGCCCCATGTCGGGCGTCTCGACGACCGCGTGCTGTTCGCCATGGGCTACAATGGCGCAGGCGTCGCGATGTCGAGCCTGATGGGGCGCTACCTTGCCGCCTACGCGCGTGGCGAGGCGCCCGATCTCGGGCTGCTCGACGCCGCCCGGATGCGGCGCGTGCCCTTCTACCCGCTTCGAGAACCGGCCGTCCGCATGGTCGCCGGCTGGTATCAGTTTCTAGACGCGATCGGACGGTAG
- a CDS encoding ABC transporter substrate-binding protein: protein MALMSAVPASAAEQMLFVSQGGAYQKAQTIAILDPAAKKLGITINQDSVPDAWPIMRSQVATGKPTWDVVDVATNFCLRGGEQGIVEKLDFSKIPNAAAMPAEYRSDYSIAYEFYSSVMGYSLKKFPDAATAPKTWADFWDVKKFPGRRSLRNHPLATLEAALMADGVAPDKLYPLDVDRAFKKLEEIKPNITVWWTSGAQSAQLLNDGEVDMVMAWNGRISALVKEGAKVTYTYNQGILQSTSLCVLKGAPNLPTAIKFLNEAVDPVHQANLPMQIDYGPANPKAYDTGVIPAARVAELPSAPANAKAQALMSYAWWTSADGEAAEKRWLAFTQK, encoded by the coding sequence ATGGCGCTGATGAGCGCGGTCCCGGCATCCGCCGCCGAGCAGATGCTCTTCGTCTCGCAGGGCGGCGCCTATCAGAAGGCGCAGACGATCGCGATCCTCGACCCTGCCGCCAAGAAGCTCGGCATCACCATCAACCAGGACAGCGTGCCCGACGCCTGGCCGATCATGCGCTCGCAGGTCGCCACGGGTAAGCCGACCTGGGACGTCGTCGACGTCGCCACCAATTTCTGCCTGCGCGGCGGCGAGCAGGGCATCGTCGAGAAGCTCGACTTCAGCAAGATTCCGAACGCGGCGGCGATGCCGGCGGAGTATCGCAGCGATTATTCGATCGCCTACGAGTTCTATTCCAGCGTGATGGGCTACAGCCTGAAGAAATTCCCGGACGCGGCCACCGCGCCCAAGACCTGGGCCGATTTCTGGGATGTGAAGAAGTTCCCCGGCCGGCGCTCGCTGCGCAACCACCCGCTCGCCACGCTCGAAGCCGCGCTGATGGCCGACGGCGTCGCGCCCGACAAGCTCTACCCGCTCGATGTCGACCGCGCCTTCAAGAAGCTCGAGGAGATCAAGCCCAACATCACCGTCTGGTGGACCTCGGGCGCACAGTCGGCCCAGCTCCTCAATGATGGCGAGGTCGACATGGTGATGGCCTGGAACGGCCGTATCAGCGCGCTGGTCAAGGAAGGCGCCAAGGTCACCTACACCTATAACCAGGGCATCCTGCAGAGCACCTCGCTCTGCGTGCTCAAGGGCGCGCCGAACCTGCCGACCGCGATCAAGTTCCTGAACGAGGCGGTCGACCCGGTGCACCAGGCCAATCTGCCGATGCAGATCGATTACGGCCCGGCCAACCCGAAAGCCTATGACACCGGCGTGATCCCGGCCGCGCGCGTCGCGGAACTGCCGAGCGCGCCGGCGAACGCCAAGGCCCAGGCGTTGATGTCCTATGCCTGGTGGACCTCGGCTGACGGCGAAGCGGCGGAAAAGCGCTGGCTCGCCTTCACCCAGAAGTGA
- a CDS encoding ABC transporter permease, translated as MSAIDPSLRYQRREQGLMLLLASPAVIVIVALVVLPVGWLMGQSFYDGGFTLEHYKRIFSEDIYWRSFLLTFRIAFTVTVLTLILGYPVAYAAAHARRPWDMLILSFVILPFWTSVLVRAYAWLVLLQRTGVANQVLERFGLISDPLALVHNELGTVIATVHILLPFMVLPLYSTMQKIPRDLMLAGASLGGGPLHTFLRVFLPLSLPGVVAGLTLVFVLTLGFYITPELLGGGRTIMISMVVSRNVELYNQWGAASAIGVVLLVCVLAIFMLVGRIIPLDKMLGQK; from the coding sequence ATGAGCGCCATCGACCCATCCCTCCGCTACCAGCGCCGCGAACAGGGGCTGATGCTCCTGCTCGCCTCGCCGGCCGTGATCGTGATCGTGGCGCTCGTCGTGCTGCCCGTGGGCTGGCTGATGGGCCAGTCCTTCTACGATGGCGGCTTCACGCTGGAGCACTACAAGCGCATCTTCAGCGAGGACATCTATTGGCGCAGCTTCCTGCTGACCTTCCGCATCGCCTTCACGGTCACGGTGCTGACGCTCATCCTCGGCTATCCCGTCGCCTATGCCGCCGCCCATGCCAGGCGCCCCTGGGACATGCTGATCCTGTCCTTCGTGATCCTGCCATTCTGGACCAGCGTCCTGGTGCGCGCCTATGCCTGGCTCGTGCTGCTGCAGCGCACGGGCGTGGCCAATCAGGTGCTCGAACGGTTCGGATTGATCAGCGACCCGCTGGCGCTGGTGCATAACGAGCTCGGCACGGTGATCGCGACCGTCCACATCCTGCTGCCCTTCATGGTGCTGCCGCTCTACTCGACCATGCAGAAGATCCCGCGCGACCTGATGCTGGCTGGCGCCAGCCTCGGCGGCGGGCCGCTCCACACCTTCCTGCGCGTGTTCCTGCCCTTGTCCCTGCCTGGCGTCGTCGCCGGGCTGACGCTGGTCTTCGTGCTGACGCTCGGCTTCTACATCACGCCGGAGCTGCTCGGCGGCGGCCGGACGATCATGATCTCGATGGTCGTGAGCCGGAATGTCGAGCTCTACAATCAATGGGGCGCGGCGAGCGCGATCGGCGTCGTGCTGCTCGTCTGCGTGCTGGCGATCTTCATGTTGGTCGGACGCATCATCCCGCTCGACAAGATGCTGGGGCAGAAATGA
- a CDS encoding ABC transporter permease, translated as MKHPLLPRLVFGLFVGLVLAYLIVPLAIIVPMSFSGTRFLTFPPPSFSLRWYEEYFGNPAWMQATRVSLTIAALTVALATPLGVAAAYAISNSQSRLMRSFHMVLMLPLIVPIIIIAIGIFFVYAKVGLIATLPGLVLANVMLGLPYVITSVVAGLQSFDPAQEMVARSLGMNRLRAFLTVTLPQIKASVFAGGIFAFISAIDETIISLFVSGGQYQTLTRRMFTALRDEIDPTIASISTLLTAASFVLVLLAMSGQKKAA; from the coding sequence ATGAAACATCCCCTCCTCCCGCGTCTCGTCTTCGGCCTCTTCGTCGGGCTGGTGCTGGCCTATCTGATCGTGCCGCTCGCGATCATCGTGCCGATGTCGTTCTCCGGCACGCGCTTCCTGACCTTCCCGCCGCCGTCCTTCTCGCTGCGCTGGTATGAGGAGTATTTCGGCAACCCGGCCTGGATGCAGGCGACCAGGGTGAGCCTGACGATCGCGGCGCTGACGGTCGCGCTCGCGACGCCGCTGGGCGTGGCCGCCGCCTATGCCATCAGCAACTCGCAAAGCCGGCTGATGCGCTCGTTTCACATGGTGCTGATGCTGCCGCTGATCGTGCCGATCATCATCATCGCGATCGGCATCTTCTTCGTCTATGCGAAGGTCGGCCTGATCGCGACGCTGCCCGGGCTCGTTCTCGCCAATGTCATGCTCGGCCTGCCCTATGTCATCACCTCTGTGGTCGCCGGGCTGCAGAGCTTCGATCCGGCGCAGGAGATGGTGGCGCGCAGCCTCGGCATGAACCGCCTGCGCGCCTTCCTCACCGTGACGCTGCCGCAGATCAAGGCCAGCGTCTTCGCCGGCGGCATCTTCGCCTTCATCTCGGCGATCGACGAGACGATCATCTCGCTCTTCGTCTCCGGCGGGCAGTATCAGACGCTGACGCGGCGGATGTTCACCGCGCTGCGCGACGAGATCGACCCGACCATCGCCTCGATCTCGACCTTGCTGACGGCAGCCTCCTTCGTGCTCGTGCTGCTGGCGATGAGCGGGCAGAAGAAGGCCGCGTAA